One part of the Ornithodoros turicata isolate Travis chromosome 2, ASM3712646v1, whole genome shotgun sequence genome encodes these proteins:
- the LOC135385903 gene encoding aminopeptidase Ey-like — protein sequence MVNPEGSADRMLESQPLSTYTIDNPAWEGNSCCTLQKNPLPHSRGLVFSLLGFAFIATAAVATFGFFVYAEREESTPVAFPHTLGVVSWVPSSAITTIFTHNRTLPIVHKKHSKLKEDNNKAARVAETDKEGTFESSTLVSKEKTLATQRNEGEDYMPQSSSLPGDIVPQHYHLLLHPHKDDSHSAFSGMVHIQILCVEETRRIILHAAGIQVNTAHITKNVTKNGTVHLEEQLVKKIVLNSSSQVLALKLVTGLTPNATYNLSFTFVGVLSTDAIGFHKATYTTKNGTKSWIALTHMKTRYARHLFPCFDDPTFRTTFDVQVLRRKDLNSISNMPILRMEVSTHVNYVNDVFLRTPPIPTYLLGVAVTDFSHIAKGIVKVWTENASSHKAEICLRYAITCLQNFEKYFAERYPLPKLDIVVPPTNIDAQQSFGIVVLPSTVLDAKASEQSEMMISMSILKQWIGGITSFSSSKDFWLEDSLCEFISYDLRGDDGLDMLKDEETLELKMHQLLAKEAVHSTYPLTFGAHVAHHHAFESFASQKALLLLRMFHSILPPHFIRSRLKVLLNSRKYSTISQDELWVELTNVSQPNVNTIPDGSLALSWTHNAGFPLVTLHRTYGKGMAVISQTPYRGNGSNALWEIPVTYTIGERMEFENKSTVFWLTSAEANLPDHPKDDDWVILNVGGFGYYRVNYDVRNWNLIVMELNTYHNNIRMMNRARILDDLYDLASEGLVPYGTALHATEYLRKEKELLPWLTASKRWHYVEAMLSAGDVAEKWKLFVTRLLIHHIHSFKWSFIAEESAKRQLRTLHYEWACRYRYGPCVIEARHAFELYKSSQFAAKSLLPEHQVTVFCTVVEDGGMSVWQFLYNRLKYVSSPTERTNIIIALGCSQSRSTIYRYLHEFSSRHFNLVPRIFSEVTNRNSFGKTVAMDFLLDNWKSLKKLHPKRFTDILFAVFNNINTVTELSNVNSLYNEGTMVFKGVQLAFQRIERKAQTNIKWMSDHYDAIARWLKRDVTEFILDDQRLSSNFSAVTEDDAS from the exons ATGGTGAACCCTGAGGGTTCCGCTGATAGGATGCTGGAGTCTCAGCCACTCAGCACCTACACCATTGACAACCCAGCCTGGGAGGGCAATTCCTGCTGCACCCTTCAAAAGAATCCGTTACCCCATAGCAGAGGCCTCGTCTTCTCCCTCCTCGGCTTTGCCTTCATCGCCACAGCAGCTGTCGCCACCTTTGGTTTCTTTGTCTACGCTGAACGGGAAGAATCCACACCGGTGGCCTTCCCCCACACACTCGGCGTCGTCTCCTGG GTCCCATCTTCTGCAATTACTACTATATTTACGCATAATCGAACCCTGCCTATTGTCCACAAGAAGCACAGCAAACTCAAGGAAGACAACAACAAGGCAGCCCGCGTAGCAGAAACTGACAAGGAGGGAACATTTgaaagcagcactctcgtaagCAAAGAAAAAACTCTGGCCACTCAAAGAAATGAAGGTGAAGACTACATGCCTCAGTCGTCATCCCTGCCAGGGGACATCGTACCGCAACATTACCATTTGCTTTTACATCCGCACAAGGACGATTCGCATTCTGCGTTCAGCGGCATGGTGCACATTCAGATATTATGTGTGGAGGAGACTCGTAGGATTATTCTGCATGCTGCGGGGATTCAG GTGAACACTGCGCACATTACAAAGAATGTCACCAAGAATGGCACTGTTCACCTGGAGGAACAGCTCGTCAAGAAAATAGTGCTGAACAGTTCTTCTCAGGTCCTGGCTCTCAAACTCGTAACAGGCCTCACACCGAACGCCACGTACAATTTGTCGTTTACTTTCGTGGGAGTACTGTCTACTGATGCCATTGGATTTCATAAGGCTACGTACACAACGAAAAATGGCACAAAAAG TTGGATAGCCCTGACGCACATGAAGACGCGATACGCTCGCCACTTGTTCCCATGCTTCGACGATCCGACGTTTAGGACAACATTCGATGTTCAGGTTCTTCGACGGAAGGATCTGAACAGCATCTCTAATATGCCAATACTGAGAATGGAAGTAAG CACCCACGTCAACTATGTCAACGACGTTTTCCTGCGAACACCACCGATCCCGACATACCTTCTTGGAGTGGCGGTCACAGATTTCTCTCACATCGCGAAGGGAATC GTAAAAGTATGGACCGAAAACGCAAGCAGCCACAAAGCTGAGATTTGTCTTCGATATGCAATTACATGCTTGCAGAATTTTGAAAAGTACTTCGCCGAGCGCTATCCTTTGCCGAAACTTG ATATCGTTGTACCACCTACAAACATTGATGCTCAGCAGAGCTTCGGCATTGTGGTTCTCCCAAGTACAGTACTAGACGCGAAAGCATCAGAACAAAGTGAGATGATGATATCGATGTCTATACTGAAACAG TGGATAGGTGGGATTACAAGCTTCAGTTCATCGAAAGACTTTTGGCTGGAAGATTCATTGTGTGAATTCATCAGTTACGATCTGAGAGGGGACGATGGACTTGACATGCTAAAG GATGAAGAAACGCTGGAGCTCAAGATGCATCAGCTGCTTGCGAAAGAGGCCGTCCATTCAACCTATCCGCTCACATTTGGCGCGCATGTCGCTCATCACCACGCATTCGAGAGTTTTGCATCTCAGAAG GCACTACTACTGCTTCGCATGTTTCATTCCATCTTACCGCCACACTTTATTCGGAGCAGATTGAAG GTATTGCTTAATTCGCGGAAGTACAGCACGATTTCACAAGATGAGTTGTGGGTGGAGCTGACGAAC GTATCACAGCCGAACGTCAACACCATACCTGACGGTTCTCTCGCCCTTTCCTGGACTCACAACGCCGGCTTCCCTCTTGTGACACTTCATAGAACGTATGGCAAGGGGATGGCTGTGATCTCTCAAACACCTTATCGTGGCAA CGGGTCCAACGCATTGTGGGAAATTCCAGTCACGTACACCATTGGCGAGAGAATGGAATTCGAAAATAAGAGCACGGTTTTCTGGTTGACGTCAGCTGAAG CCAATCTTCCAGACCATCCGAAGGATGATGATTGGGTGATCTTGAACGTTGGAGGATTCGGCTATTACCGTGTGAATTACGACGTGCGAAACTGGAACCTTATAGTCATGGAGCTGAACACTTACCACAAC AACATTCGCATGATGAACAGGGCACGAATCTTGGACGACCTCTATGACCTAGCAAG CGAGGGCCTCGTCCCCTATGGCACTGCCCTCCACGCCACTGAGTACTTACGTAAGGAAAAAGAACTACTCCCGTGGCTGACAGCCTCCAAACGCTGGCATTATGTCGAAGCTATGCTTTCCGCTGGTGATGTCGCGGAGAAATGGAAG TTGTTTGTAACTCGACTTCTGATCCATCACATTCACAGCTTCAAGTGGTCATTTATCGCCGAAGAGAGTGCGAAAAG GCAGCTACGCACGTTGCACTACGAGTGGGCATGCAGGTACAGGTACGGTCCGTGCGTGATAGAAGCCAGGCACGCCTTCGAGCTGTACAAGTCTAGCCAGTTCGCTGCTAAATC ATTATTGCCTGAACATCAAGTGACTGTGTTCTGTACGGTGGTCGAAGACGGTGGAATGAGCGTGTGGCAGTTCCTGTACAACCGGCTCAAGTATGTAAGCAGCCCTACAGAAAGAACCAACATCATAATAGCCCTTGGGTGCTCGCAGTCTCGTTCGACCATTTACAG ATATCTGCACGAATTCTCATCTCGACATTTCAACCTTGTACCACGAATCTTCAGCGAAGTTACAAATCGCAATAGTTTCGGAAAAACTGTCGCTATGGACTTCCTTCTCGACAACTGGAAGTCACTCAAGAAATT GCACCCGAAGAGATTCACGGATATCTTGTTTGCTGTCTTCAACAACATTAACACCGTTACAGAATTGTCCAAT GTGAACTCACTGTACAACGAAGGCACTATGGTATTCAAGGGTGTACAATTGGCTTTCCAGCGGATCGAGCGCAAAGCACAAACCAACATAAAGTGGATGTCCGATCACTACGATGCCATTGCACGTTGGCTCAAGCGAGACGTCACCGAATTCATCCTGGACGACCAGAGGTTAAGCAGTAATTTTTCTGCGGTCACGGAAGACGACGCTAGCTAG
- the LOC135385904 gene encoding uncharacterized protein LOC135385904, translating to MAATLLLLSYADALVPNGSMATAIFRFLPSSPFGLAALEEPNAPKRRRHYNSSLYDEILVETLDQPVPENHWTPLVIFLFLVAMLIGVILAFLCVLCCMRYLRPQVQYRAMKEINSYDVDDEGMREATFRARMNPVETGTQTSSRNDIQKWSFISKPDEAELQRAFQIKFQDKEMRRKREEEEEQKRLRLLQLEEEAKKAKEEAKLRSEEYERKLRDVEVMSKELLDIRSGMKRKRARGRRDTSLQNSSGGSQWQQLEQLDQQQQEHIVQDEAHGSSSQMRLDLQFKQDSKGKSKCSMQAYVDPAIDGSVTVDTPNDGPPPDIDMTPRTNAFELRHEDNFRKETYDVSDIREQARRKNTDMRASPSSSFVFQDVNEFERLAAPGFSRTQNNQIQQQQRRLVSSDESSMGSGHQSSNKGSQALHDDIERTRAQ from the exons ATGGCAGCGACACTCTTACTGCTTTCCTATGCCGACGCACTTGTCCCGAATGGTAGCATGGCAACAGCCATTTTTCGATTCTTACCTTCTTCACCGTTCGGACTGGCCGCGTTGGAAGAACCCAACGCCCCCAAGAGACGACGTCACTACAACAGCTCTTTGTACGACGAAATATTGGTCGAAACTCTCGACCAGCCAGTTCCTGAGAACCACTGGACTCCTCTCGTCATATTCTTATTCCTCGTCGCTATGCTCATCGGTGTGATACTTGCCTTCCTCTGCGTCTTATGTTGTATGCGTTACCTTCGTCCACAAGTCCAGTACCGAGCGATGAAAGAGATCAACAGCTATGACGTTGATGACGAAGGAATGAGAGAGGCTACGTTCAGGGCACGAATGAATCCCGTGGAGACTGGAACACAAACGAGTTCCAGGAACGACATTCAAAAGTGGTCGTTTATATCGAAGCCCGATGAGGCAGAGCTTCAACGTGCGTTCCAGATCAAGTTCCAAGACAAGGAAATgaggaggaagagagaggaagaagaagaacagaagCGTCTAAGGCTTTTGCAGTTAGAGGAAGAAGCCAAGAAGGCGAAAGAAGAGGCTAAGCTACGCTCGGAAGAATACGAAAGGAAGCTGCGAGACGTAGAAGTCATGTCCAAGGAGCTCCTGGATATAAGATCTGGCATGAAGCGCAAGAGAGCGAGGG GTAGAAGAGACACCAGCCTTCAAAATAGCAGTGGGGGTTCACAGTGGCAGCAACTGGAACAGCTGGACCAGCAGCAGCAGGAACACATAGTCCAAGACGAGGCTCACGGTTCATCCTCTCAGATGCGCCTAGATTTGCAGTTCAAGCAAGACAGCAAAGGGAAATCCAAGTGCAGCATGCAAGCGTACGTTGACCCTGCTATTGACGGCTCTGTAACAGTGGACACACCGAATGATGGTCCCCCACCAGACATCGATATGACTCCAAGAACAAATGCGTTCGAACTACGGCATGAAGATAATTTCCGCAAGGAGACATACGACGTCTCAGACATTCGAGAGCAAGCCAGAAGAAAAAACACCGATATGAGGGCCTCACCTTCATCTTCCTTCGTGTTCCAAGACGTCAACGAATTTGAACGTTTAGCTGCTCCTGGATTCTCGAGGACGCAGAATAACCAGATTCAGCAACAGCAGCGCAGGCTGGTGTCATCTGATGAGAGTTCCATGGGCAGTGGTCACCAAAGCTCGAATAAGGGTTCTCAAGCGCTTCATGACGATATTGAGCGAACAAGGGCGCAGTGA